tattaatagatgaatttgTAGGTAACAAATAttctccatctcaaaataagtgAACCCATAAAATAGTACTATAGTGAAATAGTCACCACAATCCTATTTATTACTCACTTGGAAAGAATAGCCAACGTTACCCTAAAGAGGTGTTTCAATTTGTATGCATGGGAATAAGTAAATCTGCCCATACAACATTTAATACATCAAACCAAATCTTGAATaacatatgcatatgcatattagAGCAATCCTAATGCAAGAAACTAGCCATGATTTTTGTGTCTTCTATGTCACAAAGAAACTAGCATTATACACCACTCATACAATGCAAAGATAACTAATTcacatatgaatttaatgttacttATTTCTGTCATATCTTAAGTGTTGCGTAGAAACCATTTTTCAGGCAATACAAcgtttgtttccttttctttatttattcacttaCCACAACATCTTTTATTCTATATAATAACTTATTCAATTCTATGGACATTATGTTAGTCATTGCATTGTGGATCTTTTATTCTATATAATAACTTATTCAATTCTATAGACATTATGTTAGTCATTGCATTGTGGATGCCCTCACACCTTATCAATTTTAAACAGAATAGTTGCATTAAAGGTAGGCGATGATTTTGCATTAAAGGTAGATGAGAATTTTGCATTAAAGATGAGGTGAGGATTTGCATGGTTTATTTCCTTCTGTCGTAAAGTTTcacttattttagaataattcTTTTACCTAAAATTACCTAAAGTTTTcagttattttagaacagaggaGTCATGAAGAGGCAAAAATTCTCAATTTGTGGACCGATTTTAAGGCAGGAGTTAAGTATTTCTAGAAGATCAAAGAACATGTGTATGGATGCTAGCTTACTTCTTGCAGTATTACTTAGAAATTTCAGGTTTCATTTACGGCTGTCGGCTTACTTTTTCACGTATAGAAGATAGCTACCTTATCTTAATGATAGGCTTGGCAATGTAAGATAGGCAGTTAAGCTCGGAGCATCATGACCATGGCTTACCTCCAATATTCACAACGTTCTTGCTTTATATATCAACGTAAGTAAAACGCAAATTTTGCATAAACTGATCATACTACTACATATGCACCCTGCCAAGCTCAAGTTGACATCAAACCACGTCGACAAGACTACAGTTAGTCAATGCATATTTTTATGGAAATATTGAAATCGAGACCGAGTTTAAAAGATACTAGGTGcatataagaaataaatatccAGCCAACACAGCTCACGCCTTCATGATCCCTGGTTGCCGCATTTACTTGCGCGATTCAGCCTTCCTCTGCTCTTTGGCTGCCATGAACAAAATTAACATCACTATACTATTGCAATCCGAGAAAAATATGTTGCTGACTGAATGGGTAACATGAGCATCATCTTACTAATCCATGATGCTATGATCGaacaatatgttttaaaaaatgatacgTCTGCAACCAATTCTGAATTTGCAcacaagaaaaccatgaagcAATAGTATAAATAACAAGGGAGATGTACCAGCTTTCTCCTCTTCACGTTTCTTGGCAGCATCGGCTCTTTGTTGTCTTATTAAAGCAAGACGTTCTGCATGTGCAAGATTATAAGGGTCATAGCTGCTTGCAATTCACAGATAATTCTTCAATATTGAAGACGgcagaaaaatataggatgtCAAAACGCTGCATTCTGAAGAAAATAATAGTATTAAATGGGCAATTCTGACATTAAATGATAGGTGTGCATCTCACAATATAAAATGAGTGTCTTCCTTGTTCTAGAAAGACATTTTTCTTAAGAGTAAAAGTAAAATTCTGCACCATTGAGGGACACCCCAGAGGATTGCATTAGATTTTCAGGTGGATGTTCAGCATTAatacaacaatttttttggttaaaaaaacattaaacaagAAGCAGAAACTTCATCCCTAACCTGATATTCTTAAACCAGTGAAGTCTGCTGCAGAATATGAAAGAACTGTAGGATTTGTTTCACACACAGTataacttgatttttttgtacAATGCTAGTATCGGTACTACTCAGTGTCCAGTAAGATTTCAGATCTAAACCCACTGATGTTTggatatgataaaaatatcaaatgggctagtcatttattttattgttgctGATCCTAAATTTTGTATATCATCCTAACAACATAGACTATTTCCCTTTGTTACGGAGTCTGTTTCGGCATTTCTATATGTACACTGACACAGATTTAATGGACGCTCATAGGTCACATGTGATAAAAGTACAAATGTAACCACAACCAACAAGGAACaccaaaagaaaggaagaggTGAACATAATATTGATAAGAATTCTCACCCAAATCTTTCCTAGCCTGTTCTGTTTTTCCTTGCTCCTGAAGCTTCATATAACGCTCATGAGCTTTCTGTTTTTCAATCTCCTCTCTATAAAACAAACATAGTTAAAGTATTGTACCTTAACATTACAGAATGCATGGACTGAAATAAGAAAGGTTACCTTTCACGCCTTGAGAGCTCAGTTGTCTTTCCAAGCTGTAAAATGCATAGTAGTTAGTTGGACATATGCATGAAAAGATACTAATAGGTACATATGAACAAAAGGATTCTGATAATTATTAAACAAGTATAAAGATCAgggaaaaaacagaaaacGTAGTTTCAAATGTTATCAGTAGTCACCAACTTACATCAACCTCCTTTGCCTTTATATTCTTTGCCTTCACTAAGTTCGGGTTTTCAATCTGAATAAGACCTTCAGTTCCTTTATGTTTCTGGAATTGTCGCATAACATGTCAGATTCATAGAAAAGGAACTAACATCTGAACATATAACTGCAGGAAGTAAGATTTCGTACAGCCTTCCCTTCAGACTCATCTTCAGATTCTTCCTCTTCAGATTCttctatttcttcttcttcctccttttccTCTTCAGCTAAATTCTATTTGATACTTGGAATCATTCATTAGAACGAATATGACAAGGTAGTGTCAAAACCAAGGTTTACTAAGCTGGTGCAAATAATTGAATAAacatttgcatttgcatgttCTTAATTTCAGCACTACAGATTAACAAATACTCAACCATGTGGATACTGGAAACCCCcagaatttcaaaaaaaaaaacacaagcatTAGATGCATTATTTTTCGCATTCACACAGATCCTTTGACCACAAACAGAACTAACCCATGAAAAGATGCGTATCCATTCCAGATAAGGATTATTCATAGAGAAATACAAAATGCCAGAAGAAAATTAGTTTAGACTAGTATTATCCCAAAACATTTATTTGTTCATCTAGGAGTACCACATGATAGAACTGTGGGCAAACCTTCTTAAATGTGCGTGGACGACCTGAAGTACCAGCAGCTGCATTTATTTgaatggaaaataattatCAGATGcaagtcaaaaatatttctgcaCTTAATAGGATATTGAAAATGAAATCCAAATCCAGAAgcacaaataataaaagaaatggTCTTCAATTGTACAtctagaactaaaatatagtatttCACTCCTGCACACAGTCTCAAAAGAACTCCTTTGTCTGAGACTAGATAAAGACAGGATGCAATTGATTTCTCACTGCGTTTAAACTCCACACAAACACTTAATCCGTGAAGATCTGAAACAGTGAAATGGAAATTGTAATAAAT
This is a stretch of genomic DNA from Oryza brachyantha chromosome 1, ObraRS2, whole genome shotgun sequence. It encodes these proteins:
- the LOC102718405 gene encoding 28 kDa heat- and acid-stable phosphoprotein; this encodes MGRGKFKGKPTGRRNFSTPEEIAAGTSGRPRTFKKNLAEEEKEEEEEIEESEEEESEDESEGKAKHKGTEGLIQIENPNLVKAKNIKAKEVDLGKTTELSRREREEIEKQKAHERYMKLQEQGKTEQARKDLERLALIRQQRADAAKKREEEKAAKEQRKAESRK